The following proteins come from a genomic window of Paenibacillus spongiae:
- a CDS encoding nucleotidyltransferase domain-containing protein: MRCGGGRPIVDVQARIKQELSAIEAQEGVRILYACESGSRAWGFPSRDSDYDVRFIYIRPVDWYLSIFERRDVIERPIDDMLDINGWDLRKALNLFRKSNPPLLEWLQSPICYAEPYSAAEQIRALSAETFSPKSCMHHYLHMARGNYREYLQGDLVKIKKYFYVLRPVLACAWISERGTMPPIAFETLVREMLPPQTALMGAIDDLLVRKRAGVELDLGPRIGIINEYVERKMAEYEQIAGTLPSSAGDMDSRLDELFRAALHEAWSST; this comes from the coding sequence ATGCGATGTGGAGGGGGAAGGCCGATAGTGGATGTTCAAGCGAGAATAAAGCAGGAGCTGTCTGCGATCGAAGCGCAGGAGGGTGTTCGGATTCTGTACGCATGCGAGTCCGGCAGCCGGGCGTGGGGGTTCCCGTCCCGAGATAGCGATTATGATGTCCGATTTATCTATATCCGGCCTGTAGACTGGTATTTGTCGATCTTCGAACGGCGGGACGTCATCGAACGTCCGATCGACGATATGCTGGACATCAACGGATGGGATTTGAGGAAGGCATTGAACCTGTTTCGTAAATCAAACCCGCCCTTGCTGGAATGGCTGCAATCGCCGATTTGTTACGCGGAGCCTTATTCCGCTGCTGAACAAATCCGCGCGTTGTCTGCAGAGACGTTCTCGCCCAAATCCTGCATGCATCACTACTTGCATATGGCCCGGGGCAATTACCGCGAATATCTGCAGGGCGATCTGGTCAAAATCAAAAAATACTTCTATGTGCTGCGTCCGGTATTGGCCTGCGCGTGGATTTCGGAGAGAGGGACGATGCCGCCCATCGCCTTCGAAACCTTGGTCCGGGAGATGCTTCCGCCGCAAACTGCGCTGATGGGGGCGATTGATGATCTCCTTGTCCGCAAGCGGGCAGGCGTTGAGCTCGACTTAGGACCGCGTATTGGCATCATTAACGAATATGTGGAGCGCAAGATGGCCGAGTATGAACAAATCGCAGGTACGCTGCCCAGCAGTGCCGGCGATATGGATTCGCGTCTGGATGAGCTGTTTCGGGCGGCACTGCATGAAGCTTGGAGCTCGACGTAG
- a CDS encoding MDR family MFS transporter has protein sequence MSNKDKDEALGSQSFWSIIIAVFFGNFMAVLSTTTINVALPVFMTDFDAELNTVQWMMSGFMLATGIIAPIIGFMGDKLSYKRLYVYALLGFTATSALCTLAWNIQSLIVFRILQGLFSGIIMPTTMTIIYQVIRKDKQALAIGLWSVSAMLAPAFGPTLGGWLTEFFGWQSLFIMNIPVGIIAIVMALRFIPYYRLSRGIKLDVIGFIAVILGTSSLLLTFSEGHNWGWLSWKTITLLIAGILILTYFIKRTLKISNPLLNLHVLKVPRFTYSLIINCIITISLYAGTFLVPIYMQKIQHATTLHTGLVMLPGSLLLAFSSFLVGKYYDRIGPFRLILAGTIIMGYATWELSRMNLLTGVFFITTWLAIRYIGIALCNMPVTNAAMTAIPSAFSGHASSVTNWIRQGSAALSVSIFSSILTARTMTHMEGVDAQAPMAAELALSKSIQEVFIIGIVLVVLAIPFTFMLRKEHKPVSESFLEPTTVSK, from the coding sequence TTGAGTAATAAGGATAAGGACGAAGCGTTGGGATCGCAATCATTCTGGAGCATCATTATCGCCGTCTTCTTTGGCAATTTCATGGCCGTTCTGAGCACGACAACGATCAATGTGGCGCTGCCGGTGTTTATGACGGACTTTGACGCAGAACTGAATACGGTGCAATGGATGATGTCCGGCTTCATGCTGGCGACGGGAATTATTGCGCCGATTATCGGATTTATGGGCGACAAGCTGAGCTACAAAAGGCTGTACGTATACGCCTTACTCGGTTTTACAGCGACTTCGGCGCTCTGCACCCTGGCCTGGAATATACAATCGCTCATTGTGTTCCGAATTCTGCAAGGCTTATTTAGCGGCATTATTATGCCCACAACGATGACGATTATCTATCAGGTCATTCGCAAGGATAAGCAGGCGCTGGCGATTGGACTTTGGAGTGTTTCGGCTATGCTGGCACCGGCTTTCGGGCCGACGCTCGGAGGCTGGCTGACCGAATTTTTCGGCTGGCAATCGTTGTTTATTATGAATATACCTGTTGGTATTATCGCCATCGTCATGGCTCTGCGGTTCATCCCTTATTATCGGCTGAGCCGAGGCATCAAGCTCGACGTTATTGGCTTCATCGCGGTGATCCTGGGCACAAGCTCGCTGCTGCTGACCTTCAGCGAAGGGCATAATTGGGGCTGGTTATCGTGGAAAACCATCACCTTGCTGATCGCAGGTATCCTCATTTTGACTTATTTCATTAAACGAACGTTAAAGATCAGCAACCCGTTGTTGAATTTACATGTATTGAAGGTGCCCCGGTTTACCTACAGCCTGATAATCAATTGCATTATTACGATATCGCTCTATGCAGGGACGTTTCTGGTGCCGATCTACATGCAGAAAATTCAACATGCGACTACGCTGCACACCGGGCTCGTGATGCTGCCCGGATCGCTGCTGCTCGCATTCTCCTCTTTCCTCGTCGGCAAATATTACGACAGGATCGGACCGTTCCGGTTAATTCTGGCCGGTACCATTATTATGGGATATGCCACGTGGGAGCTTAGCCGTATGAATCTGCTCACGGGGGTATTCTTTATCACAACATGGCTGGCCATCCGTTATATCGGGATCGCGCTGTGCAACATGCCGGTTACGAACGCTGCCATGACCGCAATCCCAAGCGCGTTCTCAGGGCATGCATCCTCGGTAACCAATTGGATCAGACAGGGATCGGCGGCGCTATCGGTCAGTATTTTCAGCAGTATTCTGACCGCACGAACGATGACGCATATGGAGGGGGTGGATGCGCAGGCGCCGATGGCAGCTGAACTAGCGCTCTCCAAATCCATTCAAGAAGTGTTCATTATCGGTATTGTGCTTGTCGTGCTGGCGATTCCCTTCACATTCATGCTTCGAAAAGAGCATAAGCCCGTCAGCGAGTCGTTTCTGGAGCCGACGACAGTATCGAAATAA
- a CDS encoding SwmB domain-containing protein yields MLLRQLLRAISLQAAFMLLMVCIMPQNMAYALDDRKPMLQSSDISGAVIRLVYDEPLDENGVPDVNTMYVKTNNEAALIAGIQITGSIVYITLLNPPLPEQPVVLTYLPGDPAIRDISGNTAPSLIDHAITRPDSSPPLLVHAAADGTAVTLQYNEQLNPDSVPAPGSFVLKVNGISRSIVSTSVSGAALRLTMAEPIGTGQTVQVTYLHSIHPIQDLAGNDAANIYEAPVLNAAQAVPPEVTAAIVNGTQLQVTYNQSLNEASVPPVSSFNVTADSSHVAVSRVTISGSVLTLSLYSPVSASPSVKLDYNPPAVNALLGAAGVPVAAVSGLNVLNRSDVSPPQLTGARMNGAYVQLLYNEPLNASSVPGRSSFSVFVDGESRAVSSVAIADRTVSLLLESGPSLGVSSITVTYMVPANNGIQDSSGNLAGGLVRQPVDSGNDHTAPALISVLLESRTLILQYDEPLHSASVPSTGSFRAANGSGTIAVSSVQIAGNEVRLSLTGSWSGSLPITLSYTQPGVKPIQDVSGNAAASFSNWAVGSTADQTPPVLTAATVNKTVLKLTYSETLRANTVPSASQFQVTVGGYPRNVSNVSVNGTVVTLTLMSSAVAIHDAVKLTYTPPNVNPIQDLSGNKAAELSQQTVTNQTDATVPTLVSASINGMILTLVYSKALNPAYVPPVSSFSIYGSGYRAVTNVTVSGTMVTLILGTRADDSESLTVSYSQPYNGSALQDMNGNLAANLYSQQVRNGSDIMPPILTAAAVSGGQSTIVLTYNETLNSGSVPYASQYTVKSGDTTIPVSRVTISGTSVTLTLQSPIKSGQTITLSYTAGYSNSIKDKAGNQAASVSNYSVKMTNASLTVTGAKGDDRTVVLTFARMLDESSVPDVGSFTVTVNGSARKITDVYVDGYNVELTLSADLGSSANVRVSYKPGLTKLQDEDGAAAAAFTGRSVVMAKSSLESEDAAPIQQIDRNAGTWEEPEVMLAAGDARQTTETTAQGESIAVYTLEGSTIKSALQQRNGKQRKAVGFAALGSGLNASKAFKVRIPSSAFHSAPESAGADQFVVTTPLGAYRLPADVVDAEALSNQLKVPADDIYVGIVIRQADAALTQEMTAAALAGGLETLGGPIFYEVMVEGAGRTFPLQSFNQYIPRQLYIGQQITAQDTTIVWYDASMKRLAYVPNLLYTEGNRPSATIMHMTNGAYMAVKSSRQFTDMASHWAAADVQRLASKLIVSGVSAGAFGPNKAVTKAEFVTMLTRAMGLTGSGAAKELPYDDVPGQSWFRAAVMIAYENGIIDPAERFEPGMPITRSQMAVMAYRAVQAAGQKIPITNIDRSNIDKFTDLRTVSPEERNAIIADVKAGIMSGGSQTSFMPGANATRAQAAVILGRLLRYAGLIDG; encoded by the coding sequence TTGCTGCTGCGACAATTGTTGAGAGCGATTTCATTGCAGGCTGCTTTTATGCTGCTTATGGTATGTATCATGCCTCAGAATATGGCATATGCGCTCGATGACCGGAAGCCGATGCTGCAGAGCTCGGATATTAGCGGGGCCGTCATACGGCTGGTGTATGACGAACCGTTAGATGAGAACGGAGTCCCCGATGTCAACACGATGTACGTTAAGACCAACAATGAAGCCGCTCTGATTGCGGGAATTCAGATCACCGGCAGCATCGTGTATATTACGCTGCTTAATCCGCCGCTTCCGGAACAGCCGGTCGTGCTGACCTATCTGCCGGGTGATCCTGCAATCCGTGACATATCGGGAAATACCGCCCCTAGCTTAATTGATCACGCCATAACTCGCCCCGATTCCTCGCCGCCATTATTAGTGCATGCAGCAGCGGACGGTACGGCTGTCACCCTGCAATACAATGAGCAGCTGAATCCGGACTCCGTTCCCGCACCCGGAAGCTTCGTATTGAAGGTAAACGGGATTTCGCGATCCATCGTCTCCACTTCGGTAAGCGGCGCAGCGCTCCGTCTGACTATGGCTGAACCGATCGGGACCGGCCAAACCGTGCAGGTGACCTATTTGCACAGCATTCATCCGATTCAAGATCTCGCCGGGAATGACGCCGCCAATATCTATGAAGCGCCGGTTCTGAATGCAGCGCAGGCCGTCCCGCCGGAGGTTACGGCGGCAATCGTGAACGGGACGCAGCTGCAGGTTACATACAATCAATCTTTGAACGAAGCGTCCGTCCCTCCGGTCAGCAGCTTTAACGTTACGGCCGATTCGTCACATGTGGCGGTATCGCGCGTAACGATTTCCGGTTCCGTGCTTACCTTGTCGCTATACAGCCCGGTTTCGGCCAGCCCATCGGTTAAGCTTGATTATAACCCGCCAGCCGTTAATGCGCTGCTCGGCGCGGCAGGTGTTCCGGTAGCGGCGGTTTCCGGTTTAAACGTGTTAAACCGGTCGGACGTCAGCCCGCCTCAGCTGACGGGTGCCCGCATGAATGGCGCCTATGTGCAGCTTCTTTATAACGAGCCTCTTAACGCCTCGTCCGTTCCCGGCCGCAGCAGCTTCTCGGTATTCGTCGACGGAGAATCCAGAGCAGTGTCATCCGTCGCGATAGCGGACCGGACCGTCTCGCTTCTGCTGGAGAGCGGGCCTTCCCTTGGGGTCAGCTCCATTACGGTCACCTATATGGTGCCGGCAAATAACGGAATTCAAGACAGCAGCGGCAATCTGGCCGGAGGCCTGGTACGGCAGCCCGTAGACAGCGGGAACGATCATACGGCTCCGGCGCTGATCAGCGTGCTGCTGGAATCCAGGACGCTCATCCTCCAATATGATGAACCGCTTCATTCCGCATCGGTACCCTCGACAGGGAGCTTTCGCGCGGCCAACGGGAGCGGTACGATAGCCGTCTCCAGCGTGCAGATTGCCGGTAATGAGGTGAGACTTAGCCTCACGGGCAGCTGGAGCGGCAGTTTGCCCATCACGTTATCCTATACACAGCCAGGCGTGAAACCGATCCAAGACGTCAGCGGCAATGCAGCCGCTTCCTTCTCGAACTGGGCTGTCGGGAGCACGGCTGATCAGACGCCTCCGGTTCTGACGGCCGCCACTGTAAACAAGACGGTCCTTAAGCTTACTTATAGCGAAACGCTGCGGGCCAATACGGTACCGTCGGCATCCCAATTTCAGGTCACGGTAGGAGGCTATCCGCGCAATGTCTCCAATGTTTCCGTTAATGGGACGGTTGTCACCTTGACATTGATGTCGTCGGCAGTGGCCATTCATGATGCGGTCAAGCTGACGTATACGCCGCCTAACGTCAATCCGATTCAAGATTTAAGCGGCAATAAGGCCGCGGAGCTATCCCAGCAGACCGTGACGAATCAAACGGACGCAACCGTGCCGACGCTGGTTTCCGCTTCGATTAACGGCATGATCCTCACGCTGGTGTACAGCAAAGCGCTCAATCCGGCCTATGTTCCTCCGGTTAGCAGCTTCTCGATCTACGGGAGCGGCTACCGTGCGGTGACGAACGTTACCGTAAGCGGAACGATGGTCACGCTTATCCTGGGAACCCGGGCTGACGATTCGGAATCGCTCACAGTCAGCTATTCACAGCCGTATAATGGCAGCGCGCTGCAGGATATGAACGGTAATTTGGCTGCCAATCTATACAGCCAACAGGTTAGGAACGGCTCGGACATCATGCCGCCTATTTTGACCGCAGCTGCAGTAAGCGGCGGCCAATCCACGATCGTGCTCACGTATAACGAAACGCTGAACAGCGGTTCCGTCCCCTATGCGTCGCAGTATACTGTAAAGTCGGGCGATACGACGATTCCGGTAAGCAGAGTGACGATTAGCGGAACAAGCGTCACGCTGACGCTTCAAAGCCCGATCAAGAGCGGACAAACGATTACCCTATCCTATACGGCAGGCTACAGCAATTCGATTAAGGATAAAGCCGGGAACCAGGCCGCATCCGTGAGTAATTACAGCGTCAAGATGACAAATGCCTCCCTGACCGTCACAGGTGCCAAGGGCGATGACCGTACGGTTGTTCTCACCTTCGCAAGGATGCTGGATGAATCGTCCGTACCGGATGTGGGGAGCTTCACTGTGACCGTTAACGGGAGCGCCCGCAAGATAACGGACGTGTACGTGGACGGTTACAACGTGGAATTAACGCTTAGCGCCGATCTGGGATCTTCGGCCAATGTGCGAGTGTCCTACAAGCCAGGGCTTACGAAGCTGCAGGACGAGGATGGCGCCGCCGCAGCTGCCTTCACGGGCCGCTCGGTCGTCATGGCAAAGTCCTCGTTAGAATCGGAAGATGCCGCCCCCATTCAGCAGATTGACCGAAACGCAGGCACATGGGAGGAACCGGAAGTGATGCTGGCGGCGGGCGATGCCCGGCAAACAACTGAAACGACGGCGCAGGGGGAATCGATTGCCGTATACACCCTAGAGGGCAGTACAATCAAGAGCGCCCTGCAGCAGCGTAACGGGAAGCAGCGGAAGGCGGTAGGGTTCGCCGCGCTGGGCAGCGGCTTGAATGCTTCGAAGGCATTCAAAGTGCGCATACCGTCATCTGCTTTCCATTCCGCCCCGGAAAGCGCCGGCGCCGATCAATTCGTCGTCACAACGCCGCTTGGAGCGTATCGGCTCCCTGCAGACGTCGTGGATGCAGAAGCGCTGTCGAATCAATTGAAGGTGCCGGCTGACGATATCTATGTAGGGATCGTCATCCGGCAAGCGGATGCCGCCCTGACGCAGGAAATGACGGCCGCGGCGTTAGCGGGAGGGCTGGAGACGCTCGGGGGGCCAATATTCTATGAAGTCATGGTCGAAGGGGCAGGAAGGACATTCCCGCTTCAGTCGTTCAACCAATATATCCCCCGGCAGCTCTACATCGGCCAGCAGATTACGGCGCAGGATACGACGATCGTCTGGTATGATGCGTCAATGAAGCGGCTGGCCTACGTTCCGAATTTGCTGTATACCGAAGGCAATCGGCCTTCAGCCACCATCATGCATATGACGAACGGAGCTTATATGGCGGTGAAGAGCAGCCGGCAGTTCACTGATATGGCCTCGCACTGGGCTGCGGCGGATGTGCAGAGGCTCGCGTCTAAGCTTATCGTTAGCGGGGTATCGGCAGGGGCGTTCGGGCCGAATAAAGCGGTTACGAAGGCGGAATTCGTCACGATGCTTACCCGAGCGATGGGGTTGACCGGTTCGGGGGCCGCCAAGGAGCTGCCTTACGATGACGTGCCCGGTCAAAGCTGGTTCCGCGCTGCCGTTATGATCGCCTACGAGAATGGAATTATAGACCCTGCGGAGCGGTTTGAGCCGGGAATGCCCATTACCCGATCGCAAATGGCGGTCATGGCCTATCGGGCGGTGCAGGCTGCCGGGCAGAAGATTCCGATCACCAATATCGACCGGTCGAACATCGATAAGTTTACCGATCTGCGTACGGTATCGCCGGAGGAACGGAATGCGATCATCGCGGACGTCAAAGCCGGCATCATGTCCGGAGGCTCGCAGACGTCTTTCATGCCAGGGGCGAATGCAACGCGGGCGCAGGCTGCGGTTATTCTTGGGCGGCTGCTGCGTTACGCGGGATTAATAGACGGATGA
- a CDS encoding MmcQ/YjbR family DNA-binding protein, producing the protein MEILTEYCSCKPGAEQTYPFGPQPLVMKVGGKMFALISPDHISLKCDPVIAENLREQHAAVTPGYHLNKKHWNTVHVDGALALDELTDMIDHSYELVFKSLPKTVRNRLEQASGNE; encoded by the coding sequence ATGGAGATTTTAACGGAATATTGTTCGTGCAAGCCCGGAGCGGAGCAGACGTATCCGTTCGGGCCGCAGCCGCTGGTGATGAAGGTCGGGGGGAAGATGTTCGCGCTGATTAGCCCGGATCACATCTCCTTGAAATGCGATCCGGTCATTGCCGAGAATTTGCGCGAGCAGCATGCGGCCGTAACGCCAGGCTATCATCTGAACAAGAAGCATTGGAACACGGTTCATGTGGACGGGGCTTTGGCTCTTGATGAGCTGACGGATATGATCGACCATTCCTACGAGCTTGTGTTCAAGAGTCTCCCGAAGACGGTGCGCAATCGGCTAGAGCAAGCTTCCGGTAACGAATGA
- a CDS encoding helix-turn-helix domain-containing protein — MIGKQLRQLRKSHEMTQEQLADFLQMAKSTISQYENDINEPDLNTIVRIADLFGVSLDELIGRSDAYKSPQDRSGNELLRERLTEDESQYLRDSLQMYRKWIKKKQD, encoded by the coding sequence ATGATCGGTAAACAGCTGCGTCAGCTGCGCAAGAGCCATGAGATGACCCAGGAGCAGCTAGCAGATTTTCTGCAAATGGCCAAATCGACCATATCCCAATATGAGAACGATATTAACGAACCGGACCTGAACACCATCGTCCGCATCGCCGATCTATTCGGCGTGAGTCTGGACGAGCTCATCGGCCGCAGCGATGCATACAAATCGCCTCAAGACCGTTCGGGCAATGAGCTTCTGCGGGAGCGTCTGACCGAGGACGAATCGCAGTACTTGCGCGACAGCTTGCAGATGTATCGAAAATGGATCAAGAAGAAGCAGGATTAG
- a CDS encoding MEKHLA domain-containing protein, with amino-acid sequence MRVTFCNGYVIVKDRNISSIVVKGEFAIIKLQSLQGAGATELHAQIILDSYVRLLGKPLLTLARGEKAADALFASPIVVLSHGVESDPVLNYGNRAAIDLWEMDWDTFTRTPSRLTAEPMVREERQQFLQAVAEKGYIDTYQGIRISSTGCRFRIQEAVVFNLTDHNGHYYGQAAAFAYYSYV; translated from the coding sequence ATGAGGGTCACATTCTGTAACGGTTATGTTATTGTAAAGGATAGGAATATTTCAAGCATCGTCGTAAAGGGGGAATTCGCCATCATAAAGCTGCAATCACTGCAAGGGGCCGGTGCGACCGAACTGCATGCGCAGATCATTCTGGACAGCTACGTCCGGCTGCTCGGCAAACCGCTTCTGACGCTGGCTCGCGGAGAGAAGGCGGCGGATGCGTTGTTCGCGTCGCCGATCGTCGTGCTGTCGCACGGCGTGGAGAGCGATCCGGTGTTGAATTACGGGAATCGGGCTGCGATTGATTTATGGGAGATGGACTGGGATACGTTCACCCGAACGCCGTCGCGGCTGACCGCGGAACCGATGGTTCGGGAGGAACGCCAGCAGTTTCTGCAGGCGGTAGCGGAGAAGGGCTATATCGATACATATCAAGGAATTCGTATATCGAGCACGGGCTGCCGGTTCCGGATTCAGGAAGCCGTCGTATTTAATTTGACAGACCATAACGGCCATTACTATGGACAAGCCGCTGCGTTTGCGTACTATTCGTACGTATAA
- a CDS encoding lipase family protein, which translates to MDQPNTMDIRTALFLAAVCGQTYTQYESAEQWFLVPQGYRTVGTFTATAYDGARVPFGFVLESDRSAILAFRGTGSAVEWVSDLIAQQTPFKPVRGGGLTHRGFTDIYLSARERIFKLLDALPNDKPLFITGHSLGGALATLAACDVASNRSHDQLIVYTYASPRVGDPKFVRNYNAIVPIHVRVQNDFDVVPYLPPLVYQSPNTDKSYYYLHVKGDVQRSFRKGSVGGNHMLSSYFSDLARDDPAFAAAICSQPPGWCP; encoded by the coding sequence ATGGATCAACCGAATACGATGGACATCCGGACGGCCCTATTTCTAGCAGCCGTCTGCGGGCAAACCTATACGCAATACGAATCCGCCGAACAGTGGTTTCTCGTGCCCCAAGGGTACCGCACCGTCGGCACGTTCACCGCGACGGCCTACGACGGTGCGAGAGTGCCATTCGGCTTCGTGCTGGAATCGGACCGGTCGGCTATCCTGGCCTTCCGCGGAACAGGCTCGGCCGTCGAATGGGTATCCGATCTGATTGCCCAGCAGACGCCCTTCAAGCCGGTACGCGGCGGCGGTCTAACCCATCGCGGGTTCACCGACATCTATCTGTCGGCGCGCGAGCGAATCTTCAAGCTGCTCGATGCGCTGCCTAACGATAAGCCTTTATTCATCACCGGTCACAGCTTGGGAGGAGCGCTTGCAACGCTGGCGGCTTGCGACGTCGCGTCGAACCGGTCTCATGACCAGCTGATCGTGTATACGTATGCGTCGCCGCGGGTCGGCGATCCGAAATTTGTCCGTAATTATAACGCAATCGTGCCGATTCATGTCCGCGTTCAGAATGACTTCGATGTCGTGCCTTATCTGCCGCCGCTCGTCTATCAGTCGCCGAACACGGATAAATCGTATTATTATTTGCACGTCAAAGGCGATGTGCAGCGCAGCTTCCGCAAAGGCTCGGTTGGAGGCAATCACATGCTCAGCAGCTATTTCTCCGATCTGGCCCGAGACGATCCTGCCTTTGCCGCCGCCATTTGCTCCCAGCCTCCGGGCTGGTGTCCGTAA
- a CDS encoding MerR family transcriptional regulator yields MATYKIEEAAAKTGLTKRTIRYYEELGLIETLDRTEGGMRIYSEEDIERLNKIVLAKEVLGFTLVELQQFVQMNETIDRYKDSVRSTVDRSERLQKLIEIGGVLQSEIEMIESKMRRMEIFKDELLSLSGRVQEAIRKYEDETGH; encoded by the coding sequence ATGGCAACCTACAAAATCGAAGAAGCCGCGGCCAAGACGGGTCTGACGAAACGCACGATCCGTTATTACGAAGAGCTGGGACTCATTGAGACGCTGGATCGGACAGAGGGCGGCATGCGGATCTATTCCGAGGAAGATATCGAACGTTTGAACAAAATCGTGCTGGCTAAGGAGGTGCTCGGATTCACGCTTGTCGAGCTCCAGCAGTTCGTCCAGATGAATGAGACCATCGACCGGTATAAGGATTCGGTAAGATCCACGGTAGACCGGTCCGAGAGGCTGCAGAAGCTCATTGAGATTGGCGGGGTGCTCCAGAGCGAGATTGAGATGATCGAATCAAAAATGAGGAGGATGGAAATCTTTAAGGATGAGCTTCTATCCTTATCCGGCCGTGTTCAAGAGGCAATCCGCAAGTATGAGGATGAAACCGGCCATTAG
- a CDS encoding MmcQ/YjbR family DNA-binding protein gives MIATTIDPYIILIAGPLAIIILLSLHFRWRARVRSVRYWLEEAEHRLEEAENLLPDIEGMATIAAAAYCLSKQGVHKDYRFGNEPLTVHVGGKIFAFIGSSSLLLKCDSGLAKQLRQRYDAVTPGYHLDSTHWNTVRCDGSIPEEELRGMIDHAYELACRERPKEQRDRKCE, from the coding sequence GTGATTGCAACAACAATCGACCCGTATATCATCCTGATTGCGGGTCCGCTTGCTATTATTATACTGCTCTCACTGCACTTCAGATGGCGCGCAAGGGTTCGCAGCGTTCGATATTGGCTTGAAGAAGCGGAGCATCGGCTTGAAGAAGCTGAAAACCTGCTGCCGGATATAGAGGGGATGGCAACGATCGCTGCAGCGGCTTATTGCCTGAGCAAGCAAGGCGTCCATAAGGATTATCGGTTCGGCAACGAACCGCTGACGGTTCATGTCGGGGGCAAAATATTCGCATTCATCGGATCCAGCAGCCTTCTGCTAAAGTGCGATTCTGGCTTGGCCAAGCAGCTTAGGCAGCGGTATGATGCGGTTACTCCCGGATACCATCTTGACTCCACGCACTGGAATACGGTACGCTGCGACGGCTCGATTCCGGAAGAGGAGTTAAGAGGAATGATTGACCATGCTTACGAGCTGGCTTGCAGGGAGCGGCCGAAGGAGCAGCGGGACCGGAAGTGCGAGTGA
- a CDS encoding GIY-YIG nuclease family protein, which translates to MPAYSFNPSEFPNKPGCYLMKNAEGRILYVGKSKALRNRLRSYFSGRVTHKRIALLVEEIAAIEVIVVNNEHESLLLENNLIKMHKPPYNRALKKDNSGYAYLKMTDERLPRLDVYYRDRRGTGQASEGWLIAHGAGQESAAAEDGAQAAASAELSLSAGQAAAAAEAAASNSREKRFGPFASARFRDALLTFVTDHYRLRTCTTMPKKVCLLYHLGRCSGVCEGLISEEDYRETARQAAALLDHRGEKLIGAMYAQMESYAEKLLFERAGSMLRHIRILERMPDKQIVDRESNVNQDVVYFGENKVLVGSVHQGMLRHVELLDWERTEDGGACDRFLIGRYRHNRPDEIIVNEIGDRKAVMAALRNRRKAPVTVTLPKRGLKYELLSLCKANYELRLDRQRHAEEAGRPAPV; encoded by the coding sequence GTGCCGGCATACTCCTTTAACCCTTCGGAATTTCCGAATAAACCCGGCTGTTATCTGATGAAGAACGCGGAAGGCCGAATACTCTACGTGGGCAAATCCAAAGCTTTGCGCAATCGGCTCCGCTCCTACTTCAGCGGCCGGGTGACACATAAGCGGATTGCGCTTCTGGTGGAGGAGATTGCCGCGATAGAAGTCATCGTCGTGAATAACGAGCACGAAAGCCTGCTGCTGGAGAATAATTTAATTAAGATGCATAAGCCGCCTTATAACCGGGCCTTGAAGAAGGACAACAGCGGCTATGCCTATTTGAAAATGACGGACGAGCGACTCCCGAGGCTGGATGTGTATTACCGCGACAGACGGGGGACGGGACAAGCCTCCGAAGGCTGGCTGATTGCCCATGGAGCCGGGCAGGAGAGCGCTGCAGCGGAGGACGGTGCGCAAGCGGCAGCATCCGCCGAGCTATCGCTATCTGCCGGGCAAGCCGCTGCAGCGGCCGAGGCTGCTGCTTCGAATTCGCGGGAGAAGCGGTTCGGGCCATTCGCAAGCGCGAGGTTTCGCGACGCGCTGCTTACGTTCGTAACGGATCATTACCGGCTGCGTACCTGTACAACGATGCCCAAGAAGGTTTGTCTGCTCTACCATCTGGGACGGTGCAGCGGTGTTTGCGAGGGGTTGATCTCCGAGGAGGATTACCGGGAGACGGCGCGTCAAGCGGCCGCGCTGCTCGACCATCGCGGGGAGAAGCTGATCGGGGCGATGTATGCCCAGATGGAAAGTTATGCGGAGAAGCTGTTATTCGAGAGGGCGGGCAGCATGCTTCGGCATATACGGATCTTGGAACGCATGCCGGACAAGCAGATTGTCGACCGTGAATCCAATGTCAACCAGGATGTCGTCTATTTTGGCGAAAACAAGGTGCTTGTGGGGAGCGTGCATCAGGGGATGCTTCGTCATGTCGAGCTGCTCGATTGGGAGAGGACGGAGGACGGCGGAGCATGCGACCGGTTCTTGATCGGGCGTTACCGCCATAACAGACCGGATGAAATCATCGTGAACGAAATCGGCGACCGCAAGGCGGTTATGGCCGCTCTTCGCAATCGGCGAAAGGCTCCGGTAACGGTCACGCTGCCGAAGCGCGGATTGAAATACGAGCTGCTGAGCCTGTGCAAGGCGAACTACGAGCTGAGATTGGACCGGCAGCGGCATGCTGAAGAAGCCGGAAGACCGGCGCCGGTCTAA